In Paracholeplasma morum, the genomic window CGATCTTTGGTACTTGCATAACGGTAGTGTAGTTGAATGCTTTAATTAATTCGGGTTTGGTGAGGGTTTCGTATTTTTCTCTTAATCTACTCATAGTCAAACTCCTTCTTATTTATCAAGGCTAGCGCCTGATTTTTTCGCATAACGGACTTTCTTACCGTCTACGACTTTGTAACCAACGCGAGTTGGAACATTTAATTTAGGGTCGAGAATCATAACATTGGATGCATGAATTGGTGCTTCAACTTCCAAGATTTGACCTTTTTCGTTTTGTTGAGTTGGTCTTTGGTGTTTTTTTACCTTGTTTACGCCTTCAACTAATAGACGGTCTTCACCAGGAAATGCTTTTAATACTTTACCAGTTGTTTGAATCTTTTTGCCTTTTTTATCGACTTTATGTTTGTCTTTACCAGCGATTACTACAACTGTATCTCCAGCTTTAATGTT contains:
- the rplX gene encoding 50S ribosomal protein L24 — translated: MNIKAGDTVVVIAGKDKHKVDKKGKKIQTTGKVLKAFPGEDRLLVEGVNKVKKHQRPTQQNEKGQILEVEAPIHASNVMILDPKLNVPTRVGYKVVDGKKVRYAKKSGASLDK